One Anopheles marshallii chromosome 3, idAnoMarsDA_429_01, whole genome shotgun sequence genomic region harbors:
- the LOC128715145 gene encoding uncharacterized protein LOC128715145 produces MTVERIDTFYDLDSIYSTIERMLLLIRQLSGVSRLGENGRSLSFELQWINEIDERKYQIEELRSAVQYLFAQFRKIYLVNKDLYAQLNKRGGRVFELDKQIEAQGDSKCLYFLTDAIKYEPALLAMQRVLDRTMREIRIFRNQRNQHKLELCIGHIRCENYDKVYDEYCSFENGLQQLPLIIEAVFERDMKNLLKVLLFLTGYRKLNKANSAETFVTGCEYLLQQIKQSSELFEHPLSLLLYGFVVDALQEPPELSVASRMKDVFRERLESVRSELIDCIQRAVRLIQTKPQATASLAKLFHHIAEEILIELLKRAYEGDVRNLQNILQFVAHLSRIDHDIVSYRVLYAQMEHYDHLHQPEVFLLAYRIKQTMLKAGFPTSSLRGDLERLKASLPPVVVTILWSTVTISRHESRILLKFSAIGKDVGFSRYTADKNRVEFEPLEEGNCFRIRACAINGFLGESGTGLPIVAPKSESLSNTKFRWKLIPVVGCEFFRVQNYASGALLHSQIPCAESEYDFYNSQEVLQLTGSDRSLTAQNSYWKLVEFSRRSRTGSGGSGEGECRIL; encoded by the coding sequence ATGACTGTTGAACGTATCGACACCTTCTACGACCTGGACAGCATCTATAGCACCATCGAACGGATGCTGTTGCTCATCCGGCAACTGTCAGGTGTGTCCCGGCTGGGGGAAAACGGCCGCTCACTCTCCTTCGAGCTCCAGTGGATCAACGAGATCGACGAGCGCAAGTACCAGATCGAGGAACTGCGTAGCGCGGTACAGTACCTTTTCGCCCAGTTCCGCAAGATCTATCTCGTCAACAAGGATCTGTACGCACAGCTGAACAAGCGCGGTGGCCGTGTGTTCGAGCTGGACAAACAGATTGAAGCGCAGGGTGACAGCAAGTGTTTGTACTTTCTGACGGACGCGATCAAGTACGAACCGGCCCTGCTCGCCATGCAGCGTGTGCTCGATCGTACGATGCGTGAAATACGCATCTTCCGGAACCAGCGCAACCAGCACAAGCTGGAACTCTGCATCGGGCACATCCGGTGTGAGAACTATGACAAGGTGTACGACGAGTACTGTTCGTTTGAGAATGGGCTACAGCAGCTGCCACTCATCATCGAAGCAGTGTTCGAGCGGGACATGAAGAATCTGCTCAAGGTTCTGCTGTTTCTTACCGGCTATCGGAAGCTTAACAAGGCAAACTCTGCTGAAACGTTTGTGACCGGGTGCGAGTACTTGCTGCAGCAGATAAAGCAATCTAGCGAATTGTTCGAACATCCACTCAGCCTGCTCCTGTACGGGTTTGTGGTCGATGCTCTTCAGGAACCACCAGAACTGTCGGTGGCGTCGAGAATGAAAGATGTTTTCCGGGAGCGGTTGGAATCTGTCCGATCGGAGCTGATCGATTGCATCCAGCGCGCAGTGAGGCTCATACAGACGAAACCGCAAGCGACAGCATCGTTGGCCAAACTGTTCCATCACATTGCGGAGGAGATCCTGATCGAGCTGCTCAAGCGGGCGTACGAAGGCGATGTGCGGAACCTGCAGAACATTCTACAGTTTGTGGCACACTTGTCGCGCATCGACCATGACATCGTCAGCTACCGTGTGCTGTACGCTCAGATGGAACATTACGATCATCTGCATCAGCCAGAGGTATTTCTGCTTGCCTACCGCATCAAACAGACCATGCTGAAGGCGGGCTTTCCGACTTCGAGTCTTCGTGGAGACTTGGAACGCCTAAAGGCAAGTCTTCCTCCGGTCGTGGTGACGATCCTGTGGAGCACGGTCACCATATCTCGCCACGAATCTCGCATCTTGCTAAAGTTCAGCGCTATCGGGAAGGATGTTGGATTTTCGCGCTACACTGCCGACAAGAATCGTGTCGAGTTTGAACCACTGGAGGAGGGTAACTGTTTCCGTATTCGGGCGTGCGCCATCAACGGATTCCTCGGCGAAAGTGGCACCGGACTGCCAATCGTTGCGCCCAAGTCGGAAAGCCTTTCGAATACGAAGTTTCGCTGGAAGCTAATCCCGGTGGTGGGTTGTGAGTTCTTTCGCGTGCAGAATTACGCCAGCGGAGCGCTGCTACACTCGCAGATCCCGTGCGCGGAATCGGAATACGATTTCTACAACAGCCAGGAGGTGCTGCAGCTAACAGGCAGCGATCGTTCGCTGACCGCACAGAACAGTTACTGGAAGCTCGTGGAGTTTTCTCGGCGATCGCGCACTGGAAGCGGTGGTTCGGGTGAGGGCGAGTGTCGCATACTGTGA
- the LOC128711710 gene encoding alpha-methylacyl-CoA racemase encodes MALKGIKVIEFVGLAPGPFCGMLLADFGATVTRIDMNPRNSLDVLQGGKRSLALNLKQPKAIDMVRSLCSGSDVLIEPFRPGVMEKFGLGPSVLLQDNPRLIYARLTGFGQTGTHAVRAGHDLNYVALSGVLSMLGRKTNKPTAPINLVADFAGGGLMCAFGILAAIVERHRSGKGQIIDHAMVEGAAYVGSWLFRSQSLPVWGKARGENILDGGAHFYDTYETKDGKFLSVGAIENKFYRLLLEGLGLNADLPQFEDDEKRRELFEDTFKTKTRDEWMEIFNNKDACVFPVLTPDEVESYQHNLDRSVFVNYRQTEDDVLVPTPAPKLSRTPARSGATVKERSELEMAEEILSEIGMERKELVHLYEEGVLLLSNKPKM; translated from the exons ATGGCTCTCAAGGGAATAAAGGTTATCGAGTTCGTTGGATTGGCCCCGGGACCGTTTTGTGGCATGCTGCTAGCCGACTTTGGTGCTACTGTTACGAGGATTGATATG AATCCTCGCAACTCGCTCGATGTACTGCAGGGAGGTAAACGATCGCTCGCCTTAAATCTGAAACAACCGAAAGCAATTGATATGGTCCGTTCCTTGTGCAGTGGGTCAGATGTACTGATAGAGCCATTCCGACCGGGTGTGATGGAAAAGTTTGGTCTAGGTCCCAGCGTACTTCTACAGGACAATCCTCGGCTTATTTATGCGAGATTGACGGGTTTTGGACAAACCGGGACACATGCAGTTCGTGCTGGTCACGATCTTAACTACGTTGCGCTTTCCGGAGTACTTTCGATGCTGGGACGTAAAACGAACAAACCGACAGCACCGATCAATTTAGTGGCCGACTTTGCAGGCGGTGGGCTGATGTGTGCCTTTGGCATTCTTGCAGCCATCGTCGAAAGACATCGTTCCGGCAAGGGCCAGATTATAGATCATGCGATGGTAGAAGGTGCTGCATATGTCGGAAGCTGGCTGTTCCGATCTCAAAGCCTACCGGTGTGGGGTAAAGCGCGTGGCGAGAATATCCTGGATGGTGGGGCCCATTTTTACGATACATATGAAACGAAGGATGGGAAATTCCTATCCGTTGGTGCGATCGAAAACAAATTCTACCGTTTGCTACTGGAGGGGCTCGGCTTGAATGCCGATTTGCCACAGTTTGAAGATGATGAAAAGCGAAGAGAACTATTCGAAGACACGTTTAAGACAAAAACGCGTGATGAATGGAtggaaattttcaacaataagGATGCTTGTGTCTTTCCGGTATTAACGCCAGACGAGGTAGAATCGTACCAGCACAACCTTGACCGCAGTGTGTTTGTAAATTATCGACAAACTGAGGATGACGTGCTGGTTCCTACACCGGCACCAAAACTAAGCCGTACGCCAGCCCGTTCCGGTGCGACAGTGAAGGAAAGAAGTGAGCTAGAAATGGCTGAGGAAATACTGAGCGAAATCGGTATGGAGCGCAAGGAACTTGTTCACTTGTATGAGGAAGGTGTTTTACTGCTTTCCAACAAACCAAAGATGTGA
- the LOC128710947 gene encoding 2-oxoglutarate and iron-dependent oxygenase JMJD4 homolog, which yields MEEIEITSPTTDTTISNVCDDKIERVTLSNISYDIFFRNFIQLNRAVVVEGIATDWECFRRWIDWSVIPSKLNVTYLKEILPNVPVPVADCGKQRYNSHEKIERSLFDFLRSWEYDETNGDGSSMPEVQRNRYYLKDWHLRSECPKYNFYRTPALFASDWLNEYLVETGSDDYRFVYIGPKGTWTAFHADVFGSYSWSVNIFGQKQWYLLPPGEEQKLLNSLRNLPFSITKQSLQDAGVSFFSILQQPGEAIFVPSGWYHQVTNVEDAISVNHNWFNGCNVMTIWSNLREALGDVQREIDDCRDMDNFDEHCQVMLKASFGMDYADFLAIIQHVCDKRLRSLKDGKHVEQIDSYVLGRNHVMYDLITVRELLTEMMKSKSLANYPDLNDLALACLQRITSANIDNID from the coding sequence ATGGAAGAAATCGAAATTACGTCCCCTACAACTGATACCACAATTTCGAACGTCTGCGATGACAAAATTGAACGCGTAACGCTGAGCAATATTTcgtatgatattttttttcgaaacttTATCCAACTAAACCGtgccgttgttgttgaagGAATTGCAACCGATTGGGAATGCTTCCGGCGCTGGATTGATTGGTCCGTGATTCCATCGAAACTCAATGTCACGTATTTGAAAGAGATTTTGCCGAATGTTCCTGTACCGGTGGCGGACTGTGGAAAGCAGCGTTATAATTCGCACGAGAAAATTGAGCGATCGCTGTTTGATTTCCTGCGATCTTGGGAGTACGATGAAACGAACGGTGACGGCTCGTCGATGCCGGAAGTACAGCGCAATCGATACTACCTCAAAGATTGGCACCTTCGCAGTGAATGCCCGAAGTATAACTTCTATCGCACACCAGCCCTCTTCGCGTCGGATTGGTTGAACGAGTATCTCGTCGAAACTGGTTCCGATGACTATCGCTTCGTGTACATTGGACCGAAAGGCACGTGGACTGCGTTCCATGCGGATGTCTTTGGATCGTACAGCTGGTCTGTCAACATATTTGGCCAGAAGCAGTGGTATCTATTACCACCCGGCGAGGAACAAAAACTGCTCAATAGTTTGCGAAATCTACCTTTCAGCATCACGAAACAAAGCCTCCAAGATGCCGGTGTGTCGTTTTTCTCCATTCTGCAGCAACCGGGTGAAGCCATATTCGTACCGTCCGGATGGTACCATCAGGTGACAAACGTTGAGGATGCCATATCCGTTAATCATAATTGGTTTAATGGGTGCAACGTGATGACGATATGGAGCAATCTTCGTGAGGCGCTGGGAGACGTTCAGCGTGAGATTGATGATTGTCGCGATATGGACAACTTTGACGAGCACTGTCAGGTGATGCTGAAGGCTAGCTTCGGTATGGATTATGCTGATTTTTTGGCCATCATACAACATGTCTGTGATAAACGTTTGAGGAGCCTTAAGGATGGTAAACATGTGGAGCAGATTGATAGTTATGTGCTTGGAAGAAACCACGTGATGTACGATCTAATTACAGTACGTGAACTGCTTACGGAGATGATGAAAAGCAAATCATTGGCCAATTATCCTGATCTCAACGATTTGGCTTTGGCTTGTTTGCAACGAATTACATCAGCGAATATTGATAATATTGATTAG
- the LOC128710940 gene encoding cyclic AMP-dependent transcription factor ATF-7 has translation MEEKQDHSDTPVKEEFQCKIDGCKQSFTTELHCNVHTKKHDLSLNLEMPLKGPGVIFADQTPTPTRLIGKCEEVGLFEDLQKVNPFDETFRRAVESGASSGSSLSGEQTPLATPHTTISLSCRAADGETLHTPHIFPSGVDRSSLDPVGSENVAAKQRQKIKASGTSLRTKQQQLEHAVTVNKSSKKTPTKRKTPSVVDILPKPSVQHISHASESIPVIIIPSGPSDTKLPAEGNVHVKEKLKEHLAKVRETSQGPKESTSAKKRVKHEEGKAEAPIKPAKPVDLIKPTDEKVDLKHERWKEAAKRYRLRVKKSQDQQLQRNRLLEEENIRLRTQLAEMQYAHRNCNVTRSNGSLKVALVQGTLQSTANASVAQQDASAALLNTIEQQQQQPAPLSVPQQRLITSHIIDSNTFNRMPIIILMGSTAAQPAAPAVVSGVSDSGSGALQDGTG, from the exons ATGGAGGAGAAACAAGATCATTCCGATACTCCAGTGAAGGAGGAATTCCAGTGCAAAATCGATGGATGCAAGCAGAGCTTTACCACCGAGCTGCATTGCAATGTGCACACGAAAAAGCACGACTTGAGCCTGAACCTGGAGATGCCGCTGAAAGGTCCGGGGGTCATCTTCGCCGACCAAACACCCACCCCGACGCGTTTGATTGGTAAATGTGAAGAGGTTGGTTTGTTCGAGGACCTACAAAAGGTGAATCCGTTTGATGAGACGTTTCGCCGAGCGGTTGAATCGGGTGCGAGCAGTGGTTCTTCGTTGTCCGGTGAACAGACCCCTTTGGCCACTCCACACACgactatctcgctctcctgtCGAGCTGCAGACGGGGAAACACTGCATACCCCGCACATATTCCCCAGTGGTGTCGATCGATCGTCGCTTGATCCCGTTGGTAGCGAGAATGTCGCTGCTAAGCAACGACAAAAGATTAAAGCAAGCGGAACGTCTTTGCGAACTAAGCAACAGCAACTAGAACATGCGGTGACTGTTAATAAAAGCTCGAAAAAGACACCCACCAAGCGTAAAACGCCTTCTGTGGTGGATATACTTCCGAAGCCGTCCGTACAACACATATCGCACGCAAGCGAATCAATTCCAGTCATAATCATTCCGTCCGGCCCTTCGGATACAAAGCTACCTGCGGAAGGAAACGTTCATGTCAAAGAGAAGCTAAAAGAACATTTAGCAAAAGTGCGTGAGACGTCGCAGGGACCGAAGGAGAGTACGTCGGCTAAGAAACGTGTAAAACACGAGGAGGGTAAGGCAGAGGCGCCCATCAAACCCGCGAAACCAGTCGATCTCATTAAACCTACGGACGAGAAAGTCGATTTAAAGCATGAACGATGGAAGGAGGCCGCTAAACGCTATCG CTTGCGCGTTAAGAAAAGCCAAGATCAGCAACTTCAGCGCAACCGCCTGCTGGAAGAGGAGAACATTCGACTGCGAACACAGCTCGCCGAAATGCAGTACGCCCACCGCAACTGTAACGTAACGCGTAGCAACGGTTCCTTAAAGGTTGCCCTGGTGCAGGGTACGTTGCAAAGTACTGCGAACGCCTCCGTTGCGCAGCAGGATGCGAGTGCCGCACTGCTCAACACAAtcgaacagcaacaacagcagccggCTCCACTGTCCGTCCCACAGCAACGATTAATTACATCGCACATCATCGATAGCAACACTTTTAACCGTATGCCAATAATCATTTTGATGGGATCGACGGCCGCGCAACCAGCTGCGCCCGCTGTAGTGAGTGGTGTATCAGATAGTGGATCAGGTGCCTTACAGGATGGGACTGGGTAA